A region of the Flavobacteriaceae bacterium MAR_2010_188 genome:
CATTTGCTTTACGGAAAGGAAGTGTACTAAAATTGTTCGCAGATGATAAATCGAAGAAAAGTGCAATTAAACAATTTGTAAAGGATAAGAATTTGTCCTTTAATGACGAAGAGGACATCGATAAGATTATTTCCTATGCTATGAGCATCTAGATTTTGGGAAACACAAATTAAAAAAAAGCAACTTCTTGGTTGCTTTTTTTTTGTTTTACTTGAATTTTTACAAATCACTTTAGTATCAATTATTCTGCTGATGGATAAATTCAAAATTAAATCTTCGAATTTTCATCCTTATGAGTTATTTTTGCTAAACTTTTATTTGATGAAATACACAAAAAAGCATAAAGCCATCGTACTTCTTGAAGATGGTACCATATTCTACGGAAAATCAATAGGAAGGGAAGGTACTTCATTCGGTGAAGTTTGTTTTAATACTGGTACAACCGGTTACCAAGAAATCTTTACAGATCCTTCGTATTTTGGACAAATTATGGTCACCACAAACGCCCACATTGGCAATTACGGAACCGAACTCGAAGAAATTGAATCGGACTCAGTCAAGATTGCCGGCCTGGTTTGTAGAAACTTTAGCTTTACCTACTCTAGAAAAGCTGCACAGAATTCATTACAAAAGTTTTTAGAGAAAAATAATCTTTTCGCATTAACCGATGTAGACACCCGGGCTTTGGTGAGTTACATTAGAGATAATGGGGTTATGAATGCCGCGATTTCTACCGATATAGAGAACATTGATAGTCTTAAAGAGCAGTTGTCCCAAGTGCCTAATATGAAAGGATTGGAACTGGCTTCACAAGTCTCTACAAAAGAACCTTACTTCTTTGGCGATGAAAATGCTAAATATAAGATTGCCGCCTTAGACTTAGGAATTAAGAAGAACATCTTAAGAAACCTGGCAAAGAGAGACGCTTACATCAAAGTTTTTCCATACGACACCCAATTTGAAGAAATGGAAAAATTTAATCCAGATGGTTACTTTTTATCTAACGGACCAGGAGATCCAGAACCACTGGAAGCGGCACAAAATCTAGCAAGAGAAATTCTTAAAAGAAATCTGCCGTTATTCGGCATTTGCTTAGGGCATCAAGTGATTGCTCTAGCAAATGATATATCGACCTATAAGATGCACCACGGACATCGTGGTATTAATCATCCTGTTAGTAATCTCGCATCTTCTAAAGGAGAGATTACTTCCCAAAATCATGGTTTTGCCATAAATAGGGAAGAGGCAGAAAACAATCCTAATATTGAAATCACCCACACTCATCTAAACGACCATACCGTGGCAGGAATAAAGGTGAAGGATAAGTTTTGTTTCTCAGTGCAATATCATCCGGAAGCCGGACCAGGACCTAGTGATGCATCCTATCTTTTCAATCAGTTTATCGAAATGATTAACGATTCAAAACTAGAAGAAGTACAATAACATCATTTTTCTTCAGCTAGAGTAGTTTGAGAAAACATTGTAGGTTAAATTATCTACAATATTTAGCGGTTATTCCATTCTATAATGGCTATTTCGTAAATTTGAAAATCATTAACTATTAAACCAAAAAAATTATGAGCATTATAATTGGCATTCACGCAAGACAAATATTTGATTCAAGAGGTAATCCTACAGTTGAGGTGGATGTAATTACAGAAAATGGCGTTATGGGAAGAGCTGCGGTTCCTTCCGGGGCATCTACAGGAGAACATGAAGCAGTAGAGCTGCGCGATTCTGATAAAGCTTATATGGGCAAAGGAGTTTCACAGGCAGTAGACAATGTTAATACCGTCTTAGCCGAAGAACTTATTGGTATGTCTGTTTTTGAACAAAATGCAATCGATCAACTTATGATTGATACCGATGGTACAAAAAATAAATCTAAACTCGGAGCTAACGCAATTTTAGGTGTTTCCTTGGCCGTTGCGAAAGCTGCAGCAAATGAGCTTAATATGCCTTTGTATCGTTATGTGGGCGGTGTTTCTGCAAATACGTTACCGGTTCCGATGATGAATATCATAAACGGTGGTTCACATAGTG
Encoded here:
- a CDS encoding carbamoyl-phosphate synthase small subunit, whose amino-acid sequence is MKYTKKHKAIVLLEDGTIFYGKSIGREGTSFGEVCFNTGTTGYQEIFTDPSYFGQIMVTTNAHIGNYGTELEEIESDSVKIAGLVCRNFSFTYSRKAAQNSLQKFLEKNNLFALTDVDTRALVSYIRDNGVMNAAISTDIENIDSLKEQLSQVPNMKGLELASQVSTKEPYFFGDENAKYKIAALDLGIKKNILRNLAKRDAYIKVFPYDTQFEEMEKFNPDGYFLSNGPGDPEPLEAAQNLAREILKRNLPLFGICLGHQVIALANDISTYKMHHGHRGINHPVSNLASSKGEITSQNHGFAINREEAENNPNIEITHTHLNDHTVAGIKVKDKFCFSVQYHPEAGPGPSDASYLFNQFIEMINDSKLEEVQ